A region of the Bacteroidales bacterium genome:
AATGAAACTGCTTTCATCGCAGGCCAGAAATACTGCTAATTCTGCAATTTCGTCATTTGTGGCATAGCGCCCAAGTGGAATGGATTTCTCAAAATCTTCTTTCGCTGCCTTGGCTTCTCCCGGGGCAAAACCTTCTTCCAGCGAGCGCATCATTCTGTTGTCCACAGGGGAGGGATTAATTGTATTTACCCTGATTTTATAAGGTGCACCCTCCAGTGCGGCCGAACGCATCATACCTATAATGGCATGCTTACTTGTTACATACGGCAGCACATTTGCTGTTCCGGCCATTCCTGCAACCGAAGAGGTTATAATCACTGACCCACCCTTTTCCTTCATCAAAGGAAACATATGACGCAATCCATAATAAACGCCGTTTATATTCACCTCAATAATTTTATGATATACATCCAGGGGATATTCTTCCAGCGGTTTCACTTCACCTTCAATCCCGGCATTATTGAAAAATACATCAACATGTCCGAAAAGTTCCTTTGCCTTCTGGGCATAGTTCTTAACCTGGTTTTCATCCGTAACATCGGCTGCGATGTAAAATAAATCAGCTGAATTTATTTCTTCTGAAACTATCTTCAGCGCTTCTTGATCCAGGTCGGTAATTAAAACCTTTGCCCCTTCTTTAATCATTTTTTTGGCGGTAGCCTTACCTATTCCACCTGCTCCTCCTGTTATTACTACCGATTTGTTTTCAAGTCGTTTCATCGTTTTGCTTTTAAGTTTACAATATGTTAGTTAAACAGCAACCCTATTCAGGGATGCTTAAAGAATTTAAAATTATTCCGGTGTCATTTTTTCGGATGTATTAAATTTCTCAATTTCTTTCTCCAGAAAGTAACTGACCACTGTTCTGATAGCCACGGTGCTGGCTAGAATTGCAATCTCCTCAAATTCTGGATGTATTACTGTTGCTATAATATCAGCCGCAATCAGAAACTCCAACGCGAGTAACAGATAAGTAGCAAACTTATGGCGCATCGCTTCCCTCTCACGGTATATTGACTTCTGTTTCACCCTGCTGAACTCCAGCTTCAACAACCTGTAAACGGTTAATACTACTCCCCATACAATTATTGCTACACCAAAGCTGCCAATGACAATGTACAGATACTCAAAAATTGTTTTAAGATGAGTTATCATAGTAAGTTTTAATAACCAGCTTTCTCAATCCAATACAGTAACAGCACTATAATGACAACTGCAGGCACAACCACCACCCAATCGTTCACCTTTAACAGACGCGGAAGGGTAATATTGCCGAAATCTCCTTTTTTCAAGATACCATCTTTTAGTTTGGGGTACATAACAGCAAAAATCCAGGTGCCCAGAATTATACCGGCCAGTCCACCAACTATGGCATCCAGATACCCGTTTCCAATGGCACCGGCAATAGTTCCGGGGCAATAGCCAAGCACGGCAAAACCCACCCCAAAAATAAGGGCGCCAAGCACATTTTTGCCCACAGAGCCACTCTTCAGCGACAGCCTGATCCAGCCCAGCGATTTCATAAAATATACCCCAATCATACCTACAACAACTGCCGAAAGCATAATTTGCAAAACTGTAAAGTCGGTGAGCAGCAATTGGCCTACAATCACATCGTATTTGGTAGCTCCGCCCTTATGCAGCAGAAAGCCGAACAGGATACCAAAACCTAAACCAAAGAATAAGGGTCTTCTATCTTCAACTTCTGCTATTTCCTTTGCCTCTTGGGTTGTTTCTGAAACTTGCATTTTTGAATTCATAATAACCTGGTTTGAGTTATGCAATTACATAATAAATGATATGGGCAGCGATAATTCCGCCTACAAAAAAGAAGATGGCCGAAACCCGACTCGAAACGGCAAGTTGGAGTGTGCCACTAATACCGTGCCCACTGGTGCATCCACCGGCAAAGCGCGCACCGAAGCCTAGAATAGCACCCCCGGCCACAGCAACAAGGACCCTTAGGACTGCGCTATCGCCAAAAGCAGAATCCCAGAGAGATGGCACCCACACACCCACCTGAAAATCGCCTGAGATGATGGCTGACAAGAATGACCCTAAAACAACCCCTATAACCAGCATCCACTGCCAGTTTAACTTGAGTTTAATCTTTTTATAGTAGGGCCTTTGATCTGCTTTTCCTCCTGTAATAATATTTTCAAGCATACCCCCGGTACGGGCAAAAGTGGTGGAAGTGGCAATGGGTTTGCCCGATATTAAAAAACTTAGCCAGCTCAAAATCCCAATGCCTGCGCCAACTACATAGGGCGACCAGTAGGTATCTGAAAGAACCGAAGTAAGTGTTTCCATATTTTATTGTTTGAAATGTGTTTTCACTTCATCTATCATTGAATAAAACCTTGAGCCGTGTGGAACCTGACAAACATTGCACTGTTTGGTATATCCGGCTGCGCTATATCCAGTCACGCCTCCCGCAACATTGTAAAGGTTGGTAAACCCGTGTTGCCCCAAAATACTCACTCCCAAGCTACTTCGATTCCCCGAACTGCAAATCAGAATAATGGCATCCTCCTTTTTTAGTTCAGTGTGCTTTTCACGCAAATCGGCCACAGGAATATTAATGGCACCTTCAATATGGCTGTCTTCAAACTCCTGTGAGGCTCTCACATCGAGTAATACAAATTTTGACGAGCCATTCATTTTATCGTGCAAATCTTCCGCTGAAATTACGGTAATATGGTTGGTTATATATCCTTTTACTGCCCACCCAGCCATACCGCCATCCAGATAACCCACTACACGATCCTGACCAACATGCCTGAGCCAGACATTGGTTTCTTCAGCTTCTTCAAAACTGTCTGATACCACCAGCAAGTCTTTTTTAAGTGGCAGAACCCATCCGGCAAATGTGGGCAGGTTACCATTGATGTCGAGGCTCCACGAACCGGGAATATGCTGGCTGCCAAAGGCAAGGTAGCTGCGGGTATCAACAATCGCAATTTTTTCTTTATCAATCATTTCTTTGAAGGCTTCCGCATTAAGCTCTTTCATGCGGGGTAGCTCTGAAACCAGTACAGGCCCTCTTCTGTTAATTTCGCTGCAACGGCTGAAGTGGTCAGGGGCAACGGGCATATCTGTTGTAAGCGACCTGATGAACTCCTCCTTATCCCTGATTTGCAATACTTCGTTGTATTTTCTTTCATATCCGATGGTTGAGCGCCATTTAGCACCCATTGCCCTTCCGCAAAGGGACCCGGCACCATGAGCAGGCAGTACTTCGCAGAAGTCGGGAAGTTTTAAAATCTTATCAAACAGGCTGTGGTACAATTTACCGGCAAGTTCTTCGGCCATATCGGGGAAAAGGTCGGGACGCCCTACATCGCCAACAAACAGGGTGTCGCCCACAAAGGCACATACAGGGTCTTCGCCGCGAGTTGTATCTACCACCACAAAGCACAGATGCTCAGGCGTGTGGCCGGGAGTTTCCAGCACTTTAATAACGATGTCTTCTATCTCTATGGTGTCACCCTCGCTTAACGCCACATGATCAAAAGAGCATTTGGCCGATTTGGCCACATAGATTTTAGCCCCTGTTTTCTCTGCGAGGTCCATATGCCCCGAAACAAAATCGGCGTGCAGATGGGTTTGCAGGATATGGGTGATTACTACTCCCAGCGAACGCGCCTCATCTATGTAAACATCAATGTCGCGTTGTGGGTCAATAACTGCACAAACATCTGATCCGGCCAGAATGTATGAACTGTGCGCAATCTTGTTGATAAAAAAATGTTTAATCAGCATAGTATTTGTTTTTACAGGTTATTATAATATTTTGTTTGATTAGATGATAAAAAAATAGAATAGTGAAACTGTAATTGTCAGGAAAAGGATGGTCATTCCACTACCGGCTTTTAAATAATCAGCATTGCGATACCCACCCGACGACATGAGAAAAGCGTTCACCTGATGTGTGGGCAGTATAAATGAGTTTGCTGCACAAACAGCTGCCATAAGTACAAGTGGTCTTGGGTCCATTTTAGCAATACCTGCCATACCTATAACCAGTGGCGCCAGCACTACGATTGCTCCTACATTCGACATAAACAATGAAAAAACAGTTGACAACACCCCAACCATCAGTACGATGAAAGCAGGGTGTAAATCAATAACTACACTCATGATTGATTCGGCAAGGAACATGGCAGCGCCGGTTTTTTGCATGGCCACACCCAATGGAATTAATCCTGCCAGCAGAAACACCACTTTCCATTCAATAGCCTCATAAGCTTCTCCGATTTTCAGTACACGTGTAAGAACCAAACAAAGTGCTCCGGTAAGAAAAGCCATTGAAATAGGAAAGCCAACCATTGCAAGGGTAATGGCAAAAACAAAGCAGCCAACTGCCTGCCATGTCTTCGACTTATCCTTTTTATCCACATTAAAGCCGGTGAGCACAACAAAATCAGCACTTTCTTTCATTTCTTTAATTTTGACCCAACTGCCGTAAACAATGAGGGTGTCGCCAGCACTGATTTCCACATCCGAAAAATCTCCTTCCACTCTTTCGCCATTGTTGAATAGTATAAGTGGCTCAACTGCGTAGCGCTTTCTTAAAGAATATTCTCTTATGCATTTCCCGGCGAGTTCTGAACCCGGAGGAATAATTACTTCGGCAAAACCGCTAACATCGGGGTTCAAATCATCAGAGAAAAAGCGAGACGCTGAGAGATCTTCAAGCTGAAAGTCTTTTGAAAACTGCTCAATTTTCTCGTCAGAACCCAAAACAGCAAGCGTCTGCCCATTCTCAAATTTGGTTTCACGCCAGGGAGCGTAAACCACATCATCCCCCTTTCCTACACCTAACAGATTGACATGATAGGTTTTCCAAACACCTGACTCCTCTGTTGTTTTTCCAGCAAGTGAGCTTCTACTCGTTATGCTTAGCAGCTTGATGTTGTGTGGTAGATCAAGTTTCTCAACCAGCTTTTCCTGCTCTGTTTTCTCTTTTTCGTCAACTTTTTTCTTAGGTAAAATTTTACTTCCGAACAGCAAAAAATAACCAATGCCTGAGAACAACAGTGCAA
Encoded here:
- a CDS encoding SDR family oxidoreductase; amino-acid sequence: MKRLENKSVVITGGAGGIGKATAKKMIKEGAKVLITDLDQEALKIVSEEINSADLFYIAADVTDENQVKNYAQKAKELFGHVDVFFNNAGIEGEVKPLEEYPLDVYHKIIEVNINGVYYGLRHMFPLMKEKGGSVIITSSVAGMAGTANVLPYVTSKHAIIGMMRSAALEGAPYKIRVNTINPSPVDNRMMRSLEEGFAPGEAKAAKEDFEKSIPLGRYATNDEIAELAVFLACDESSFITGTINPIDGGMTA
- a CDS encoding DUF1622 domain-containing protein yields the protein MITHLKTIFEYLYIVIGSFGVAIIVWGVVLTVYRLLKLEFSRVKQKSIYREREAMRHKFATYLLLALEFLIAADIIATVIHPEFEEIAILASTVAIRTVVSYFLEKEIEKFNTSEKMTPE
- a CDS encoding YeeE/YedE family protein, which translates into the protein MQVSETTQEAKEIAEVEDRRPLFFGLGFGILFGFLLHKGGATKYDVIVGQLLLTDFTVLQIMLSAVVVGMIGVYFMKSLGWIRLSLKSGSVGKNVLGALIFGVGFAVLGYCPGTIAGAIGNGYLDAIVGGLAGIILGTWIFAVMYPKLKDGILKKGDFGNITLPRLLKVNDWVVVVPAVVIIVLLLYWIEKAGY
- a CDS encoding YeeE/YedE family protein, which encodes METLTSVLSDTYWSPYVVGAGIGILSWLSFLISGKPIATSTTFARTGGMLENIITGGKADQRPYYKKIKLKLNWQWMLVIGVVLGSFLSAIISGDFQVGVWVPSLWDSAFGDSAVLRVLVAVAGGAILGFGARFAGGCTSGHGISGTLQLAVSSRVSAIFFFVGGIIAAHIIYYVIA
- a CDS encoding MBL fold metallo-hydrolase; this encodes MLIKHFFINKIAHSSYILAGSDVCAVIDPQRDIDVYIDEARSLGVVITHILQTHLHADFVSGHMDLAEKTGAKIYVAKSAKCSFDHVALSEGDTIEIEDIVIKVLETPGHTPEHLCFVVVDTTRGEDPVCAFVGDTLFVGDVGRPDLFPDMAEELAGKLYHSLFDKILKLPDFCEVLPAHGAGSLCGRAMGAKWRSTIGYERKYNEVLQIRDKEEFIRSLTTDMPVAPDHFSRCSEINRRGPVLVSELPRMKELNAEAFKEMIDKEKIAIVDTRSYLAFGSQHIPGSWSLDINGNLPTFAGWVLPLKKDLLVVSDSFEEAEETNVWLRHVGQDRVVGYLDGGMAGWAVKGYITNHITVISAEDLHDKMNGSSKFVLLDVRASQEFEDSHIEGAINIPVADLREKHTELKKEDAIILICSSGNRSSLGVSILGQHGFTNLYNVAGGVTGYSAAGYTKQCNVCQVPHGSRFYSMIDEVKTHFKQ
- a CDS encoding anion permease, yielding MDSGIIIVLIILSVTVVMLVLDVVRIDIVAIGCMLALGWTGILNPQEMFSGFSSNAVIAMLSVMILGRGIARTGIMDKFSKFIISKAGNRKRNLVGLLSISAGILSGLIQNIGAAALFLPGIMQVSRRTKIPASSLIMPIGFAAILGGTLTMVGSGPLILVNDLLRNEGHEAYNLFSVTPIGIALLFSGIGYFLLFGSKILPKKKVDEKEKTEQEKLVEKLDLPHNIKLLSITSRSSLAGKTTEESGVWKTYHVNLLGVGKGDDVVYAPWRETKFENGQTLAVLGSDEKIEQFSKDFQLEDLSASRFFSDDLNPDVSGFAEVIIPPGSELAGKCIREYSLRKRYAVEPLILFNNGERVEGDFSDVEISAGDTLIVYGSWVKIKEMKESADFVVLTGFNVDKKDKSKTWQAVGCFVFAITLAMVGFPISMAFLTGALCLVLTRVLKIGEAYEAIEWKVVFLLAGLIPLGVAMQKTGAAMFLAESIMSVVIDLHPAFIVLMVGVLSTVFSLFMSNVGAIVVLAPLVIGMAGIAKMDPRPLVLMAAVCAANSFILPTHQVNAFLMSSGGYRNADYLKAGSGMTILFLTITVSLFYFFII